In one window of Reinekea forsetii DNA:
- the infB gene encoding translation initiation factor IF-2 — MSEVTVKQLAESVGTPVEKLLTQMGAAGLPHKNESDSVNDDQKHKLLSHLKSSHGESSDAPTKITLKRKITTTLKSGGGSKSKTVSIEVRKKRTYVKRDEVEGAELDSAGVPVVKVEDDRATQRAKEDATLDAARLKASLEKKAKENQGVQNSEADSTEPSKGAAALSQPNVSVAPAGDVAGAEAKMGKEDRTSDKKKHSKDREPVRRTEDGNAAAADSGRKAGHKKVGKKAEVQRASTHRSGNKHQQMLTALDEDSFSARRRKAKKAKKNLEHQFEKPTAPVIRVVEIGESITVGELAQQMAVKSADVVKMLFKMGVMATVNQPLDQDTAILIAEEMGHKYLIVNDNLLEDTMMEVTYSGEVGPRAPVVTVMGHVDHGKTSLLDFIRKSRVTAGESGGITQHIGAYHVESARGMITFLDTPGHAAFTAMRARGAKATDVIILVVAADDGVMPQTIEAVTHARAAGVPIVVAINKMDKESADPERVINELSQHGVIQESWGGDTQFIQVSAHSGLGIDELLEAVSLQAELLELRAHHTGPGKGVVIESSLDKGRGAVATVLVQSGLLKRGDVILAGSFYGRVRALLDETGKPADQAGPSIPVEVLGLNGTPNAGDEFVVAENERAARDVANLRYSRTKGAIHSLQQAAKLDALFANMDGSERKVLNVVLKADVRGSLEAITGSLLKLGNDEVKVNIVSSGVGAISESDSNLAISAHAVVFGFNVRATGNAREVIERGGLDLRYYNVIYDLIDDVRAALNGMLSPELREEFVGLAVVRDIFNSPKYGQIAGCMVIDGSVHRSKKIRVLREEVVIYEGELESLRRFKDDVQEVRQGMECGIGVKNYTDVQVDDKIEVFDIREVARTIDD; from the coding sequence ATGTCAGAAGTTACGGTAAAACAGTTAGCCGAGTCCGTCGGCACGCCAGTGGAAAAACTGCTCACTCAGATGGGTGCGGCCGGTTTACCACATAAGAACGAATCAGATTCGGTGAATGACGACCAGAAGCATAAGTTGTTGTCGCATTTGAAGAGCAGTCATGGTGAGAGCAGTGATGCCCCAACCAAGATTACCCTCAAGCGGAAAATCACCACGACCTTAAAGTCCGGCGGTGGCTCTAAATCTAAAACCGTTAGCATCGAAGTTCGCAAGAAACGAACCTATGTGAAACGCGATGAAGTAGAAGGCGCAGAATTAGACAGTGCAGGTGTCCCGGTTGTTAAGGTTGAAGACGATCGTGCCACTCAGCGTGCCAAAGAAGATGCGACGCTTGACGCGGCGCGTTTGAAGGCGTCTTTAGAAAAGAAAGCCAAAGAAAATCAAGGCGTTCAGAATTCTGAAGCCGACAGTACTGAGCCGTCTAAAGGCGCCGCAGCGCTCAGTCAGCCAAACGTTAGCGTAGCTCCAGCAGGCGATGTTGCCGGCGCTGAAGCGAAGATGGGTAAAGAAGACCGCACCTCCGATAAGAAGAAACATTCTAAGGATCGCGAGCCGGTTCGACGCACGGAAGATGGTAATGCAGCAGCTGCTGACAGTGGCCGCAAAGCCGGTCACAAGAAGGTTGGCAAGAAAGCTGAAGTGCAACGTGCATCAACGCACCGTTCGGGCAACAAGCATCAACAGATGCTGACAGCGCTCGACGAGGATAGCTTCAGCGCCCGTCGCCGCAAGGCCAAGAAAGCGAAGAAGAATCTTGAGCACCAGTTTGAAAAACCGACGGCGCCAGTTATTCGTGTCGTGGAAATTGGTGAAAGCATCACCGTTGGCGAATTGGCCCAACAGATGGCCGTTAAGTCGGCCGATGTGGTCAAGATGTTGTTTAAGATGGGTGTGATGGCGACGGTGAATCAGCCGCTTGATCAGGATACGGCCATCTTAATCGCCGAAGAAATGGGTCACAAATACCTTATTGTTAACGATAACCTGCTCGAAGATACCATGATGGAAGTTACCTACAGTGGCGAGGTCGGTCCTCGTGCACCGGTCGTCACGGTAATGGGTCACGTCGACCATGGTAAAACCAGCTTGCTCGACTTTATCCGTAAGTCTCGAGTTACGGCTGGCGAGTCAGGCGGTATTACTCAGCATATTGGTGCTTACCATGTGGAATCTGCCCGCGGCATGATTACCTTCTTGGATACACCAGGACACGCGGCCTTTACCGCCATGCGTGCCCGTGGCGCCAAGGCGACCGATGTTATTATCTTGGTGGTCGCCGCCGATGATGGGGTTATGCCTCAGACGATCGAAGCGGTAACACATGCGCGTGCAGCCGGCGTGCCGATCGTGGTCGCGATCAACAAGATGGATAAAGAAAGCGCTGATCCGGAACGCGTGATCAACGAGCTCTCGCAGCACGGTGTTATTCAGGAATCGTGGGGCGGTGATACGCAATTTATCCAAGTGTCGGCCCATTCGGGTCTAGGCATCGACGAATTGCTAGAAGCCGTGTCACTTCAAGCTGAATTGCTGGAATTGCGAGCTCACCACACCGGTCCTGGTAAAGGCGTGGTTATCGAATCCAGCCTGGACAAAGGACGTGGCGCGGTTGCTACCGTCCTGGTGCAGTCGGGTTTATTGAAGCGCGGTGATGTTATCTTGGCCGGTTCCTTTTACGGTCGGGTACGTGCCCTGCTTGACGAGACCGGTAAGCCGGCTGATCAAGCAGGACCGTCGATTCCAGTTGAAGTGCTGGGCCTGAACGGTACGCCCAATGCCGGTGATGAGTTTGTTGTTGCCGAGAACGAACGGGCTGCACGCGATGTTGCTAACCTGCGCTACTCGCGCACCAAAGGCGCGATACATTCCTTGCAGCAGGCTGCAAAGCTGGATGCATTGTTTGCCAACATGGACGGTTCCGAGCGCAAAGTGCTCAACGTCGTCCTGAAGGCGGATGTCCGCGGTTCGTTGGAAGCCATAACCGGTTCATTGCTCAAGCTGGGTAACGACGAGGTTAAGGTTAATATAGTGTCCAGTGGTGTTGGCGCTATCTCCGAGTCCGATTCCAATCTGGCTATCAGCGCTCATGCGGTAGTGTTCGGCTTCAACGTTCGTGCGACCGGCAATGCCCGAGAAGTTATCGAACGCGGTGGTTTGGATTTACGATACTACAACGTTATCTACGACCTGATCGATGATGTCCGAGCGGCATTGAACGGCATGTTGTCACCTGAATTGCGTGAAGAGTTCGTCGGCCTAGCGGTTGTGCGTGACATCTTTAATTCACCCAAATACGGTCAGATAGCCGGTTGTATGGTTATCGATGGCTCTGTGCATCGTAGCAAGAAGATCCGTGTGTTGCGTGAAGAGGTCGTGATCTATGAAGGCGAGCTCGAGTCGTTGCGGCGCTTTAAAGACGATGTCCAGGAAGTTCGTCAGGGTATGGAATGTGGTATCGGTGTGAAGAACTACACCGACGTCCAGGTCGATGACAAGATTGAAGTGTTTGATATCCGTGAAGTCGCCCGTACCATCGACGACTAA
- the rbfA gene encoding 30S ribosome-binding factor RbfA translates to MASNMSRIRKIGDQIQRDLSKIIQQEVKDPRVGMVTVNDVKVSTDLSYAEIYFTCMAFGPQADEEAQAKTRIEQQKVLNNAAGFMRTRLAHGLSLRVIPMLRFHYDAVIDSGSKVSALIDRAVSEDTLRSQASEEEE, encoded by the coding sequence ATGGCCAGTAATATGAGCCGCATTCGGAAAATTGGGGATCAGATTCAACGCGATCTGTCTAAGATAATCCAACAAGAAGTGAAGGACCCTCGGGTCGGTATGGTCACGGTCAATGACGTCAAGGTGTCAACCGACCTGTCCTATGCCGAGATCTACTTTACCTGCATGGCCTTTGGCCCGCAGGCGGACGAAGAAGCCCAAGCGAAGACCCGCATCGAGCAGCAGAAGGTACTCAATAATGCGGCGGGATTTATGCGCACGCGTTTGGCTCACGGGCTCAGTCTGCGGGTAATACCGATGCTCCGGTTCCATTACGACGCGGTTATTGACTCCGGGTCCAAGGTATCGGCGCTGATCGACCGTGCCGTATCAGAAGACACGTTGCGCTCCCAGGCGTCCGAAGAGGAAGAATAA
- the truB gene encoding tRNA pseudouridine(55) synthase TruB: MARRRKGRPLNGVLLVDKPHGFSSNALLQKVRWLYQAQKAGHTGALDPLATGLLPICFGEATKFTQFLLDADKRYLTTGLLGIATDTLDAEGQIIATAAVPELSAADIEAVLRDRFVGPIEQIPPMYSALKRDGKKLYELARAGIEIELTARPVSIFENRLNAWASPDLSLEVKCSKGTYIRTLVADIGVALGTVAHVTALRRTEHGQFNIAQAISLDALIELQERGAIDEMDQLLISIDQLLIDLPVIQLTADRAKYFSNGNDVQTDHAPGQARVYGPDQDFLGVGQVSDVGRLQPERLIARADV, translated from the coding sequence ATGGCTCGACGCCGCAAAGGGCGCCCACTCAACGGTGTGCTCCTAGTCGACAAGCCGCACGGCTTTTCCTCCAATGCACTGTTGCAAAAGGTACGTTGGCTATACCAGGCGCAGAAGGCCGGTCATACCGGTGCGCTTGATCCCTTGGCTACTGGCCTGCTGCCGATCTGTTTCGGCGAGGCAACCAAGTTCACCCAATTTCTACTCGATGCCGATAAGCGTTATTTGACCACGGGTCTACTCGGTATCGCCACCGACACGCTCGACGCCGAAGGGCAGATCATTGCCACCGCTGCGGTTCCGGAGCTGAGTGCCGCCGACATTGAGGCCGTCCTGAGAGATCGTTTTGTCGGCCCGATCGAACAGATTCCACCGATGTATTCGGCCCTAAAACGCGATGGTAAGAAGCTCTATGAGTTGGCGCGTGCGGGCATCGAAATTGAACTGACGGCGCGTCCGGTGAGCATCTTCGAGAACCGCCTGAACGCTTGGGCCAGTCCTGACCTTAGCCTAGAAGTAAAGTGCTCCAAGGGTACTTATATTCGTACCTTGGTGGCCGATATTGGCGTTGCATTGGGCACGGTTGCGCACGTTACTGCGTTGCGCCGCACGGAGCACGGCCAGTTTAATATCGCCCAAGCGATCAGTTTGGACGCCCTGATCGAGCTGCAAGAGCGCGGTGCTATCGATGAGATGGATCAGCTATTGATCTCGATCGACCAGCTACTGATCGATCTGCCGGTGATCCAATTGACGGCGGATCGGGCCAAGTATTTCTCCAATGGCAATGACGTGCAGACCGATCATGCGCCGGGTCAGGCCCGGGTCTATGGCCCGGATCAGGATTTCTTGGGTGTCGGGCAAGTCTCTGACGTGGGCCGGCTGCAGCCTGAACGGCTAATTGCTCGGGCAGATGTTTAA
- the rpsO gene encoding 30S ribosomal protein S15: MALSVEKKAEIVKEYGQSEGDSGSPEVQVALLTINIETLQSHFKEHAKDHHSRRGLIRMVNQRRKLLDYLKSKDVTRYATLIKRLGLRR, translated from the coding sequence ATGGCATTAAGCGTCGAAAAGAAAGCAGAAATTGTCAAAGAATACGGTCAAAGCGAAGGTGATTCAGGTTCTCCTGAAGTTCAGGTCGCTCTGTTAACGATCAACATCGAGACCTTGCAGTCTCACTTCAAGGAACATGCGAAAGACCACCATTCGCGTCGTGGCTTGATACGGATGGTAAACCAGCGTCGTAAGCTGTTGGATTACTTGAAGAGCAAAGATGTTACTCGTTACGCAACCTTGATCAAGCGTCTCGGCCTACGTCGATAA
- the pnp gene encoding polyribonucleotide nucleotidyltransferase, whose amino-acid sequence MLELIPKTTTFTFGGKNVTLETGRIARQATGAALCTIGDIIVLATVVATDSAKPGQDFFPLSVHYQEKHYAVGRIPGGYLKREGRPSEKETLTSRLIDRPIRPLFPKGFMNEVQVVINVLSANKTDDPDIAAMLATSAALAISGIPFSGPIGAARVAYTDANGYQLNPTYEELLGSRLNMVVAGTEDAVLMVESEAQEMSEDQMLGAVLFAHEEFQTAITAIKAFAAENGKPSWDWQPAVENVELKAKVADAFTARISDAYQVADKMVRYTALSALRAEAIESLASADGETSKESVSAMFSKIEKATVRKRIVDGHPRIDGRDGKTVRPIKVEIDVLPGAHGSALFTRGETQALVTATLGTLRDGKMEDMLAGTVTDNFMLHYNFPPFSVGEAGRMGGIGRREIGHGRLAKRGVLAMMPSIDDFPYTVRVVSEITESNGSSSMASVCGASLALMDAGVPVKFPVAGIAMGLVKEGDQFTVLTDILGDEDHLGDMDFKVAGTENGITALQMDIKIHGITEQIMEIALEQAMEARLHILREMAQVIGYARPELPDNAPTMQTMRVDQDKIRDVIGKGGAMIRSIVEETGAQVDIQDDGSIRLYAPTKEAANAARDRILAITSEPEIGTVYLGKVARLADFGAFVTFLPGKDGLVHISQIAAERVEKVSDKIKEGEEVYVKVLDVDARGRVKLSMKEVTEEDKAKVTA is encoded by the coding sequence GTGCTTGAACTTATCCCGAAAACCACCACCTTTACCTTTGGTGGCAAGAACGTCACCCTGGAAACCGGTCGTATTGCCCGCCAGGCCACCGGCGCGGCTTTGTGTACCATTGGTGACATCATCGTGCTGGCGACTGTTGTGGCCACCGACTCGGCCAAACCGGGCCAGGATTTCTTCCCGCTGTCCGTGCATTACCAAGAAAAGCACTATGCCGTTGGTCGCATTCCCGGTGGTTACCTGAAGCGCGAAGGTCGTCCGTCCGAAAAAGAAACTCTGACCTCGCGTCTGATCGACCGTCCAATTCGGCCCTTGTTCCCTAAGGGCTTTATGAATGAGGTGCAGGTTGTTATCAACGTCCTGTCGGCCAACAAGACCGATGACCCGGATATCGCTGCTATGCTGGCGACCTCGGCGGCCTTGGCCATCTCTGGCATTCCATTCAGTGGTCCTATTGGCGCCGCGCGCGTTGCCTACACCGATGCCAACGGCTACCAGCTCAACCCGACCTACGAAGAGCTGCTCGGTTCGCGTTTGAACATGGTTGTTGCCGGTACCGAAGATGCGGTCTTGATGGTTGAATCGGAAGCCCAAGAAATGTCTGAAGATCAGATGTTGGGTGCGGTATTGTTCGCGCATGAAGAATTTCAAACCGCGATCACAGCGATCAAAGCCTTTGCCGCCGAAAACGGCAAGCCAAGCTGGGATTGGCAGCCTGCTGTTGAGAACGTTGAGCTGAAAGCCAAAGTCGCTGACGCCTTTACCGCGCGTATTTCTGACGCCTATCAGGTGGCCGACAAGATGGTGCGTTACACCGCCCTATCTGCTCTGCGTGCCGAGGCTATCGAATCCTTAGCCAGCGCGGATGGCGAAACCTCGAAAGAGTCGGTCAGCGCCATGTTCAGCAAAATTGAAAAGGCTACCGTGCGTAAGCGCATCGTCGATGGTCACCCGCGTATCGATGGCCGAGACGGCAAGACCGTTCGTCCGATCAAGGTTGAGATCGATGTACTGCCCGGGGCCCACGGCTCGGCTCTGTTTACCCGAGGCGAAACCCAGGCTTTGGTCACCGCGACGCTAGGTACGTTGCGTGACGGTAAGATGGAAGACATGTTGGCCGGTACTGTGACCGACAACTTCATGCTGCATTATAACTTCCCTCCGTTCAGCGTCGGCGAAGCCGGTCGTATGGGTGGCATTGGTCGTCGTGAAATCGGTCATGGTCGGTTGGCTAAACGTGGCGTTTTGGCCATGATGCCGTCGATCGACGATTTTCCATACACTGTACGAGTCGTGTCTGAGATTACCGAATCCAATGGTTCGTCATCAATGGCATCGGTCTGTGGCGCGTCTCTGGCCCTGATGGACGCTGGCGTGCCGGTTAAGTTCCCGGTGGCCGGTATCGCCATGGGTCTGGTCAAAGAGGGTGATCAGTTCACCGTATTGACCGACATCTTGGGCGATGAAGATCACTTGGGTGATATGGACTTTAAGGTTGCTGGTACCGAAAACGGTATTACGGCGCTGCAGATGGACATTAAAATCCATGGCATTACCGAACAGATTATGGAAATTGCGCTCGAGCAAGCCATGGAAGCGCGTCTGCATATTCTCCGCGAGATGGCCCAGGTCATTGGCTATGCGCGTCCAGAACTGCCCGATAATGCCCCGACCATGCAGACCATGCGGGTCGATCAGGACAAGATTCGCGACGTAATCGGCAAGGGCGGCGCGATGATTCGCTCCATCGTTGAAGAGACTGGCGCGCAGGTCGATATCCAGGATGACGGCTCTATTCGTCTCTATGCGCCGACCAAGGAAGCGGCCAACGCGGCCCGTGATCGTATCTTGGCCATTACCTCTGAGCCTGAGATCGGTACGGTCTACCTCGGTAAGGTTGCACGACTGGCCGACTTTGGTGCCTTCGTAACCTTCTTGCCGGGTAAAGATGGCCTGGTGCACATTTCTCAGATCGCTGCAGAGCGTGTAGAGAAGGTGTCCGACAAGATCAAAGAAGGGGAAGAGGTCTACGTTAAGGTATTGGACGTCGACGCCCGCGGTCGAGTTAAGTTATCGATGAAAGAAGTAACTGAAGAAGACAAGGCCAAAGTAACAGCCTAA
- a CDS encoding penicillin-binding protein 1A: MNFIGKSIRFLIWALFASICGTVLISASMYLYLSPALPNVQTLKDFKLQTPMRVLSADGQLIAEYGEKRRSPLTYQQVPPRFVQALIAIEDKRFEEHRGVDPIRFSRVVLDLLITGDREGAGGSTLTQQVARNYFLTQQKTFTRKFTEILLALKMESELSKSEIFELYINKHFLGYRSYGIQAAATVYYGRDINDLTLPQLAMIAGLHQAPSSANPIANKQRAKKRRNAVLSAMRVNQFITDSEYQSAIEAPITATYHGNNPEFEAFYLAEMVRAEMVERFGLAAYDDGYTVYTTVNSDLQKAANRGVRKSLVDYSRRHGYLGPEQHLSGQDPSQQVDMAGLNELYPRGGLVPALVVPGDELGLYVIPKGETTPVLLPMADLSWARKRIKVDEKGPAIKVPEDVAVPGDIVRLEATGQGWQLAQIPFVQGALVALAPLDGSVQALVGGFDYQLSKFNRAVQSNRQPGSNFKPFVYSAALDKGYTPATIVNDAPIVRSDSTLEGVWRPKNSGDRYLGPIPLRQALYQSRNLSSIRVLDDIGIRYTRDYISRFGFDSERLSNDMTLVLGSTAMSPMEIATGYAVFANGGYQVEPYFIDRIEDSNGNIVFQANPAIVCRGCPEAPNVFAPADSSQSTAIDIQPLALNVDEGSASAPSVPIAVKRYAPQVVSPQTAFLIDSMLKDVVLLGTARAAKRALPRDDLAGKTGTTNDAVDAWFTGYNGDYVASTWVGFDSNTSLGYNEFGGKAALPGWIEFMTVALANRPSNNLPQPVGIVQVRIDPKTGLLATPNTKDARFEFFKADNVPTTFTSTTLNIDFSVEQQAPTTALDGQADDSPEILF, from the coding sequence ATGAACTTCATTGGTAAATCAATACGTTTTCTAATATGGGCACTTTTTGCTTCGATTTGCGGCACAGTTCTCATTTCCGCCAGCATGTATCTCTACTTGTCTCCGGCGCTGCCCAATGTCCAGACTTTGAAGGACTTCAAACTGCAAACACCCATGCGAGTGCTCAGCGCTGATGGACAACTTATCGCAGAGTATGGAGAAAAGCGTAGATCACCTTTGACCTATCAACAAGTTCCGCCCCGCTTTGTCCAAGCGCTGATCGCGATCGAAGATAAGCGCTTTGAAGAGCATCGCGGGGTGGATCCGATTCGCTTTAGCCGGGTGGTGCTTGACTTGCTGATTACCGGCGATCGGGAGGGTGCCGGCGGCTCTACCCTGACTCAGCAGGTCGCGCGCAACTACTTTCTCACTCAGCAAAAGACTTTCACGCGTAAGTTCACGGAAATACTGCTGGCCCTAAAGATGGAAAGTGAACTGTCTAAGTCTGAAATTTTCGAGCTCTATATCAATAAACATTTCCTCGGATACCGTTCTTATGGCATTCAGGCCGCGGCAACCGTCTATTACGGCCGAGACATCAACGACCTGACACTGCCGCAACTAGCGATGATTGCCGGCTTACACCAGGCGCCCTCGAGCGCCAACCCGATCGCCAACAAACAGCGCGCCAAGAAGCGACGCAATGCCGTTTTATCCGCCATGCGGGTGAATCAATTTATCACCGACAGCGAATATCAAAGCGCCATTGAAGCGCCTATTACGGCAACCTATCATGGTAATAATCCGGAGTTTGAGGCCTTCTATTTGGCTGAGATGGTGCGCGCTGAGATGGTGGAACGGTTCGGCTTGGCCGCCTACGATGACGGCTATACGGTCTATACCACGGTCAATAGCGACCTGCAGAAGGCAGCCAATCGCGGTGTACGCAAGTCGCTGGTCGATTACTCCCGGCGCCATGGCTATCTTGGCCCAGAGCAACACCTGAGCGGTCAGGATCCCAGTCAACAGGTCGATATGGCCGGGCTGAACGAGCTCTATCCACGCGGCGGTCTGGTGCCCGCGCTCGTGGTACCAGGTGACGAATTGGGTTTGTACGTTATTCCCAAGGGCGAAACCACCCCGGTCTTGTTGCCTATGGCGGATCTGAGCTGGGCACGTAAGCGCATCAAGGTGGATGAGAAGGGGCCGGCGATCAAGGTGCCTGAGGATGTTGCGGTGCCCGGAGATATAGTCCGCCTGGAAGCCACCGGGCAAGGCTGGCAACTGGCTCAAATCCCCTTTGTACAAGGCGCCTTGGTGGCGCTCGCGCCGCTTGATGGCAGCGTCCAAGCACTTGTGGGTGGCTTTGACTATCAGCTATCCAAATTCAACCGCGCCGTGCAGTCCAATCGTCAGCCGGGATCGAACTTCAAACCCTTCGTCTACAGTGCCGCCTTGGACAAGGGATATACCCCGGCGACCATTGTCAACGACGCACCCATCGTGCGCTCGGACTCCACCCTAGAAGGTGTCTGGCGACCGAAAAATTCTGGCGACCGTTACCTTGGCCCCATTCCCTTGCGCCAGGCTTTATATCAGTCGCGTAATCTCTCTAGCATCCGAGTTCTGGACGATATCGGCATTCGCTATACCCGTGATTATATCAGTCGGTTCGGCTTCGATAGCGAGCGACTGTCAAATGATATGACTCTGGTGTTAGGTAGTACCGCCATGTCGCCGATGGAGATAGCCACCGGCTACGCCGTTTTTGCTAATGGCGGCTATCAGGTTGAACCCTATTTTATCGATCGAATCGAAGACTCTAATGGCAACATCGTCTTTCAGGCCAACCCGGCGATCGTCTGTCGCGGTTGCCCCGAGGCGCCCAATGTTTTTGCGCCGGCCGACTCCAGCCAAAGCACGGCCATCGATATCCAGCCCCTTGCCCTGAACGTTGATGAAGGTTCGGCCAGCGCGCCGTCGGTGCCGATTGCGGTGAAGCGTTACGCGCCTCAAGTGGTGTCACCGCAGACGGCCTTTCTGATCGACTCCATGCTCAAGGATGTGGTCTTGCTCGGCACGGCTCGGGCGGCAAAACGCGCCTTGCCGCGTGACGATCTAGCGGGCAAAACCGGCACCACCAACGACGCGGTGGATGCCTGGTTTACCGGTTATAACGGCGATTATGTGGCCTCAACCTGGGTCGGTTTCGACTCGAATACGTCGCTTGGCTACAACGAGTTCGGTGGCAAGGCGGCACTGCCTGGGTGGATTGAATTTATGACCGTGGCCCTGGCCAATAGACCGAGCAATAACCTGCCGCAACCGGTCGGTATTGTGCAAGTACGGATCGACCCGAAGACCGGTTTGCTGGCAACACCGAACACCAAGGATGCCCGCTTTGAGTTCTTTAAGGCCGACAATGTGCCCACAACCTTCACCAGTACTACGCTCAATATTGACTTCAGCGTTGAGCAACAGGCACCCACGACGGCGCTCGACGGCCAGGCCGACGACTCGCCTGAGATACTTTTTTAA
- a CDS encoding pilus assembly protein PilM → MASLFKKKQKRLLGIDISSTSVKLMELSRSGDGYRIEAYAVEPLPDNAVVEKNINDEASVGEAIEKLKSKSRTKLTDAAVAVAGSSVITKIIEMSAGLSDEQMESDIQVQADQYIPYPLDEVAIDFEVQGVSSKGDNLVDVLLAACRKENVEYRETALGIANLNCVAVDVEAFALERAYTLMMPQLRHSQEGITVAIVDVGHTMTTLSVINDSKIIYTREQLFGGKQLTEEIMRRYGMTQAEAGLAKKQGGLPDDYRGEVLEPFKEAVVQQVSRSLQFFFAASQYNDVDYIILAGGTASIPGLAQRVQEKIGTNTLVANPFANMTLSGKVNAANLTNDAPAMMIACGLALRSFQDGKY, encoded by the coding sequence GTGGCCTCCTTATTTAAAAAGAAGCAGAAAAGGTTGCTTGGCATCGACATTAGTTCCACTTCGGTGAAGTTAATGGAGCTGAGTCGTTCAGGTGATGGGTATCGAATTGAAGCTTATGCGGTGGAACCGCTGCCCGACAACGCAGTGGTCGAGAAAAACATCAACGACGAGGCCAGCGTTGGCGAGGCCATTGAAAAGCTGAAATCCAAGTCGCGCACTAAGTTAACTGATGCCGCCGTCGCGGTCGCCGGGTCCTCAGTGATCACCAAAATCATTGAAATGAGTGCCGGTCTCAGCGACGAACAGATGGAGTCCGATATCCAGGTTCAAGCAGATCAATACATCCCCTATCCGCTCGATGAGGTCGCGATCGACTTTGAAGTTCAGGGCGTCTCATCCAAGGGGGACAATCTGGTTGACGTCCTACTAGCGGCTTGCCGAAAAGAAAATGTCGAATACCGAGAAACGGCCTTAGGCATTGCGAATCTGAACTGTGTCGCGGTCGATGTTGAGGCCTTCGCTTTGGAGCGGGCCTATACCCTGATGATGCCTCAACTGCGGCACAGCCAGGAGGGTATCACCGTTGCCATCGTCGACGTGGGTCACACCATGACCACGCTCAGTGTCATAAACGACAGTAAGATCATCTACACCCGCGAGCAGTTGTTTGGTGGCAAACAGCTCACCGAAGAAATCATGCGCCGCTATGGCATGACCCAAGCCGAGGCCGGTTTGGCGAAAAAGCAGGGCGGTTTGCCCGATGACTACCGCGGCGAAGTGTTGGAGCCCTTTAAGGAGGCGGTCGTGCAGCAGGTTAGCCGCTCGTTGCAATTCTTCTTTGCAGCCTCCCAATACAACGATGTCGATTATATTATTTTAGCCGGTGGTACCGCCTCTATCCCAGGCCTCGCGCAGCGTGTACAGGAGAAAATCGGCACCAATACCCTGGTTGCTAACCCCTTTGCGAATATGACGCTATCGGGCAAGGTCAATGCTGCGAATCTGACCAATGATGCGCCAGCCATGATGATTGCTTGCGGTTTGGCGCTGAGGAGCTTTCAAGATGGCAAATATTGA
- a CDS encoding PilN domain-containing protein: MANIDLRPWREERRKARQSQFVTVLAGIAVVAAAGGWYWNQTVQGQIDFQSARNAYLESRITDLDSKIQEIQSLRQQRAQLIERMSVIQSLQGDRPIIVHIFEELVNATPEGVYFLDLASAGSTITIAARADKTVSISDFLRNLDTSPWFDAAFMMGMESIKDGQEVIGHKFNVRVNRVNPLKEEEVQS; encoded by the coding sequence ATGGCAAATATTGATCTACGTCCTTGGCGCGAAGAGCGCCGCAAGGCGCGACAGAGTCAATTCGTCACCGTACTCGCCGGCATTGCCGTGGTCGCGGCGGCTGGCGGCTGGTACTGGAATCAAACGGTTCAGGGGCAAATCGATTTTCAGAGCGCCCGCAATGCCTACCTCGAGAGTCGGATTACGGATTTGGACTCTAAGATCCAAGAAATCCAATCCCTGCGCCAACAACGCGCGCAACTGATCGAACGGATGAGTGTGATTCAAAGCCTGCAGGGCGATCGGCCGATTATCGTGCATATATTCGAAGAGCTGGTCAATGCTACTCCGGAGGGCGTGTATTTTCTCGATCTCGCGTCAGCGGGCAGTACCATTACCATTGCCGCCCGAGCCGATAAAACTGTCAGTATCTCCGACTTCTTGCGTAATTTGGACACCTCTCCCTGGTTTGATGCCGCCTTTATGATGGGTATGGAGTCGATCAAGGATGGCCAGGAAGTGATCGGTCATAAATTCAACGTGCGGGTCAATCGGGTCAATCCTCTAAAAGAGGAGGAGGTGCAGTCATGA